The Nitrospinaceae bacterium genomic sequence CGATGCCACCTGAGTACTTGTATTGCCAGTGGCACTACATCGACAGATGTATATGTACTGCCATTGGCACTATATGTCAACTGTTTTTTTCCCGATCAGTAAATTTTTTTTATCACTTGAATTATGGTGCCACTGGCAGTACATTATGGGTATGTCCACTGCGCCGAAGAGAAAACATGATAAGCCCTTGCAAATCAGGATGAACGAGGAACTTCTCCTGCTCATCCAATCGGCCTCAGACAAGGCCGGGCTCAGCACGTCGGGTTGGGTGCGGGATCGCATGGCGCGGGTGGCCAGGCGTGAAATCAGGCAATCAGGGGACGATACCCCTCGTCGCAGCAACAGGGATGATGAGGACTGAGGAGGCGGGGCGGATTTAGAACATTTTTAAGATGATTTAAGCCTCCTGCCGGGGTGTAGTTTCTATCCTGGTTGGAGGTTTTTTTGCGCTCCTACCTCCCCTTGAACTCAGGTTTGCGCTTTTCTAAAAACGCCGTGGTGCCCTCGATCTTATCCTCGGTGGTCATGAGGCAGCTCTGGGCAAAGCGCTCGACGAGCATGGCGGCCTCTTGGCCCCCCTTGATGCGTGCGTTCATCACCATCTTGGCAAGGCGAATGGCGAGGGGGCCCTTACTCAGTATTTTTTTGGCCATCTCACGGGCCGCCGTTAAGAGTTCATCGTGGGGCACTACCTTGTTGACGAGGCCGATGCGCTCGGCCTCGGCGGCATCGATAATGTCGCCCGTCATTATCAACTCTTTGGCCTTGCCCAGGCCCACCAGGTTAATAAGCCGCTGGGTGCCGCCGGCGCCGGGAATGAAGCCCAGGTTAACTTCGGGCTGGCCCAGCTTGGCGCGGTCGCTGGCGATGCGGATGTCGCACGCCATCGAGAGCTCGCAGCCGCCCCCCAAGGCGAAGCCGTTGAGGGCTGCAATAATTGGTTTTTCGATGTCCTCGACCTTGGCGAGGTTGCGTTGGGGCGGGGCGGCGAGGCCGTCCATGAGCGTGCGATCTTTAATTTGCCTGATGTCCGAGCCTGCGGCAAAGGATTTGTCCCCGGCGCCGGTGAGGATGATGACGCCCACCTCCTCGTCGGCCTCGAAGTCTTGCATGGCCTGAATAATCTCGCTGTAGGTTAGGGGGTCGATGGCGTTGCGCACTTCTTCTCGGTTGATGGTGATGAGTCCGATTCCTTCGGATTTTTCGATTAGTACATGTTGATAGCTCACGGCTAGCCCCTCTGCGAAATATTTAGATGAATAAGAAGACCCGGCGGCGGGCCACATATAAAAGTAATGTGTCTTCAGATTGATGGGAAGATAGCTTATTGGGGAGAGAAGGTCACCTTGATCTGGTTTTTTTGAGAATGGCCAGAAAGTGAAGGTAGCGCACGAATAATAAAAATAATGAAATAAAGCTGCTGGCTTCTTAATTTGTTAGCACTAATCATCGACGAGTGCTAATTTTCTGTTGACATCCTCGCCACCATTGACTATATACAGTCTTCGAATAGAGCGAAATCGAAACTTGAGTTGGATCGACTCACATTTTAACCACTAACCTTTGGCCCGAATGTTTCGGGCCGCCGAACCAAGAAAGAGGAGGTTTACAAACATGGCGAAGACGAAAGTTACGCCGCTTCAGGATCGTTTGTTGGTGCGTCGTATGGATGACGATGCGGAAACGACCGAGGGAGGCATCATTCTGCCTGACTCGGCCAAAGAAAAGCCCCAAGAGGGTGAGGTTATTGCTGTTGGTCCCGGAAAGGTGACCGACGACGGCAAGCGCCAGAAGCCCGAGCTGAGCAAAGGCGACCGGATTATGTTTGCCAAGTATGCGGGAACGGAAGTGAAGATCGATGGCGAGGATCTGTTGATCATGCGCGAGGATGACGTTCTGGCTGTTGTTAATTAATAACCTTTTTAAACTAACTATTCCAAGGAGAAATTCAAACAATGGCTAAAATTCTTCTCTTCGACGAGGAAGCTCGCGGGAAGATCAAACGCGGCATCGATCAGCTGGCCGATGCTGTGAAAGTGACTCTCGGACCCAAGGGCCGCAACGTTGTTATCGACCGCAAATTCGGTTCCCCGACCTCCACCAAAGACGGCGTAACGGTGGCCAAAGAGATCGAGCTCGAGGATGCCTTCGAGAACATGGGCGCCCAGATTGTAAACGAGGTTGCCTCTAAGACTTCTGATGTTGCCGGCGACGGCACCACGACGGCGACCGTTCTGGCCCAGGCCATCTACCGTGAAGGCATGAAGAACGTCACGGCCGGCGCCAACCCGATCGAACTCAAGCGCGGCATCGACCAGGGCGTCGAGGCAGTTGTAGCTGAGCTCCGCAAGCTCTCCAAACCGATCAAGGACAAAAAAGAGATTGCCCAGGTCGGCTCCATTTCGGCCAACAACGATCCTTCCATCGGCAACCTCATCGCCGAGGCCATGGACAAGGTCGGCAAAGACGGCGTCATCACGGTTGAGGAAGCCAAGTCGATGGAGACTTCGCTCGACATCGTCGAGGGCATGCAGTTTGATCGCGGCTACCTGAGCCCCTATTTCGTGACCAACCCGGACCGCATGGAAGCTTCTCTCGATGACGCATACATTCTCATCCACGAGAAGAAAATTTCGAACATGCGCGAGATGCTCCCCCTTCTTGAGAAAATCGCCAAGACCGGCAAGCCTCTCGTCGTGCTCGCCGAGGACATCGAGGGCGAGGCGCTGGCCACCCTGGTTGTCAACAAACTGCGCGGCACCCTGAATGTCGTTGGCGTCAAGGCCCCTGGCTTTGGTGACCGCAGGAAAGCGATGCTCGAGGATATCGGGATTCTCACCGGTGGACGTATGCTGAGTGAAGATCTTGGCATCAAGCTTGAGAACGTCACCCTTGACGACCTGGGCCAGGCCAAGCGCATCACGGTCGACAAGGACAACACCACGATCGTCGAAGGCAAGGGCAAGGCCAAGGACATTGAAGGCCGTGTGAAGCAGATCCGCAACCAGGTCGAGGAGACCACGAGCGACTACGATCGTGAGAAGCTCCAAGAGCGGCTTGCGAAGCTCGTCGGCGGTGTGGCTGTCATCAACGTTGGCGCCGCGACCGAGGCCGAGATGAAAGAGAAGAAGGCCCGCGTTGAGGATGCCCTGAACGCCACCCGCGCTGCGGTTGAAGAGGGTGTTGTCGTTGGCGGCGGTGTCGCGCTTGTTCGTTGCCAGAAGGTGCTCGGTAACCTCAATCTCGACGGTGACCTTCAGGTGGGCGTTGCTATTCTCTCTCGCTCGCTCGAAGCGCCGCTTCGCGAGATTGCCAACAACGCTGGCGTCGAAGGCTCCATCGTTGTGCAGAAGGTCAAGGGCGAAAAAGGCAACACCGGCTACAACGCTGCGACCGACACGTATGGCGACCTTGTGAAGTCCGGCGTCATTGACCCAACCAAGGTGACGCGCTCGGCGCTTCAGAACGCCGCCTCGGTTTCGGGTTTGATGCTCACGACCGAGTGCCTCATCAGCGATAAGCCTGACGAGAAGGGTGCTGGCGGAATGCCTCCGATGCCCGATCCCGGCATGGGCGGTATGGGCGGCATGATGTAACCAACCCCCGGGCACTATTGGGGTAGCAGGAACCATCAGGAGGGGGGGCGTCATTTGGCGCTCCCCCTTTTTTATGTTTCAAAGTTGAGGCAGAGTAGGGGTGCCTTCAAGGCCGCCGCGCATGTGGGAAGTTCTCAAGAGGACGAGTCATGGGTGAGAACAAGAGGGTCCTGGTTGTCCCTCTCTTTATATCGCTCCTGCTTCATCTGCTCGTGCTCGTTGGCTTGAGCGTGAATTTTCTGTGGCCCAAGAGCGTATCGGCGAAAAAGTCCGTTCCCATTCGCATTGTGTCGGTCGATCAGCCCAAACCAAAAGAAAAGCTACCGCTCAATACCGATAGCCGTTTTCTCTCGAATGCCAACCGCAAAGAGAGTGGAAAGGGTAAAGGGCCCGGGAAGCCAAAACTCAAGCGTGATCTTAAGGACAAAATTCCCGCCAGGCGGGGCGAGCAGGCGCCTAAAGTCGCCTCGCTGGTTCCGCCATCGCCGCCCGTTCGTGAACGACCCCCGGTTCCCGAAGTACGCGAAGTCGCGCCTGTGCCGAAACCCGAGCCGCAAAAAAAGCCCGAGCCTGAAAAAAAGCCGGAACCTGAAAAAGTGGAGCCGAAGCCTGAGCCCAAGGTGGTGGAAAAACCCGAGCCTAAGGTGGAGCCGAAGCCCGAGCCAAAGCCGAGGAAAGCAGAGGTGAAGCCCCCTCCAAAGCCCGAGCCGCCAAAAAAATCGCCCCCCAAAAAAGAGGTGGAAAATACGCGGCCCGCCCCTCCCAAGCGTAAAATGCTCAAGGCGAAGCTTCCCAAGCCAAAGCCGCCGGAGAAAAAAAAGCCTGAGCCCAAAAAAAAAGTCGTCAAGCCTAAAAAGAAAAAAATTAAAAAACAGGTGAAGAAAAAACTGAAAAAGCGGGTTGAAGTCGCCTCCCTACCCAAGCCAAGACCAAAGCCCAGGGAGGCACGCAAGCCGATCAGGAGAGTGACACCTCAAAAATCCAAGGTGCCCGTCGATCCGCTTGCCATGTTCCGCGCCAAGCCCAAGGGCAGGCCCAACGCCCCGCGCTATAAACTCTCGGATGAGGACGCGGATCGAATCACAAAAGCCGCCGAGGACGAAAGGCGGCGCTTGGAGAAGGAGGCTGGCGAGGCGGTTTCCCTCGACACCAAGGATTATCGATATGCCTCGTATTTTGCATATATCAAAGAGAGGATTAAAAATAATTGGAGCTATCCTGATGAAGCTAAGCAATTCAGTGGTAAGCTGTTTCTTCAGTTTACCCTCCACTCGAGTGGTCGGTTGGTCCGGGTTAGGTTATTGCGTTCCACGGGCTATAAGATTCTCGATGAGGAGGCCCTCTCCGCCATTGCCAAGTCCGCTCCGTTCAAGCCTTTTCCGCAGGAGATGAAGAAAAAGTCATTGACGATCAAAGGTTCGTTTTCCTACGAGAATTCGCCTAATATTTTCACCCGCCGAAGATAATTGTTTGTTGACAGTGTGTTGGGGCCTTCCCTACCATGGCGATTCATTTGAGGGTGGCCCCCGCTTTTTCGCTTTATTGAGGAATTTTTCTTGGACGTTTCCACCGATTTAAGCAAGCAGATGGAGGACTACCTGAAGAACATCTACAAGCTTCAGGAAGAATCCTCGCCCGTCACGACGAAGGCCATTGCCGAGAAAATGGAGATTTCCCCGGCCTCGGTCACGAGCATGACCAAAAAACTCGATCAGTTGAAACTTCTCAACTACAAACGCTACGGGGGGGTTGTCCTCACGGAGCGTGGTATGAAGGTTGCGCTCGAAATTATCCGCCACCACCGCCTGCTCGAACTCTATTTGAATCAAAAGGTGGGCATCGAATGGCACAAGGTGGACGCCGAGGCAGAGGAGCTAGAGCACGTACTGAGCGAGGAGGTGGAGGCGGCCATGGACCATGCCCTCGATTATCCGACCATCGATCCGCATGGCGATCCGATACCGGCCAAAGACGGGACCATCATCAGCCCGGAGGAGACGGTGCTCATCGAACTTGAGCCGGGACGAGCGAGCGTCGTATCGCGGGTGATTCAGGATAGCCCGGAGATGCTCGAATATTTGGGCGGGATCGGCATATTTCCCGACGTGCCCATCGAGGTTGAGGAGCAAACCCCGTTGGCGGGCACCGTGACTGTTCGCGTGAAAGGAAAATCCCGCGCCCTGGGCCGCGATGTGGCAAGCTGCATCTACGTGTCCTCTGCCAATAGTTCCGAAAATTAAGTTGTCTTGAAAAAATACTTTTCGCGGGTGGCTGACACCGCCTTCTCATTTTCCCAAGTTTCTAATGAGGTAAATCATGCCGCCGACAAAGAAAACGGCCAAAAAGAAAACAGCCAAGAAAAAAACCGCCGAAAAAAAATTCGACAATCGCTTCCGCGCTATCTACGACAAAACGGTTAAATGGCAAGAAAGCTCCGCCATTGAACTTCTCACCTTGCCCAAAGGGGTGAAGGTGAAGATTTTCAATCATGATCCGGTCATGCAGCGCATTGATATGAAGGTCAAGTTTCCCAAGGGCTATGTCGAGCCGGTGCATGTCCACAAGAGCTGGCATTCGATCCTGGTGACGAAAGGGCGCATGTGTGTGGCCGGAAAAGACCTTCGCCCCGGCGATTATGTTTTTGGCTGGGATCTGCCCCACGGCCCCTACGAGTATCCGGACGGTTGCGAGGTTTTTGTCGTTTTCATGGGCGGCGGCACCCAGCACATTTGGGATGAGGAAAAACATCTTCACCACAAGACAAAATGGCAGGCAAAAACTTCGGCCGGTAAAAAAGGGGTGAAGCGGGGACAGGGCGTCCGTGCCCGCGCGCTGTCTAAAACAACGGTGGCCAAAAAAGCGGCCGTGAAAAAAGCGGTGAAGCGCAAAGCCCCGAAAAGAAAAGCGGCCCGTAAGTAACGAAACTGCCGGCTGGTTGAGGGAGCCTGTTTAAGGCGCACGCGCCGCTAGTATGACGAGCGCGGTTTAGGGTGCCAGCGCCGCCTTGGCGCGCGCGGTTTAGGGTGGAGAAAAGATGGAATCTTTGCGAATTGCGGTCATTGGCGCCGGTGCATGGGGAACCTCGCTGGCGGATTTGCTCGCCGAGATCGGACACGAGGTCACGCTCTGGGTGCTGGAGGAGGACCTTTGCGCCCGAATGAAAGAAACGCGCGAGAACGATGTCTATCTCCCGGGCGTCTCCCTTCAACCCGCGCTTCGCACGACCTCCGATTTGGCCGAGGCGGCCTCGGCTGGCCAGGAGCTTCTTTTGAGCGTGGTGCCGAGCCAGTTTCTCTCCCGCGTCTGGGAGGGGCTTGCCCCCTCGGTGCACGAGGAGGCCCTTATCGTGAGTGCAACGAAGGGGCTCGATGAGAAAACCCTCACGCTGCCGACCCAGCTTATCGGCGGCACCCTTGTAAAACGCGGCGCGAAGAACGCCGTCGTATGTCTCTCGGGCCCGACTTTCGCGAAAGAGCTCGCGGATAGAAAACCCACCGCGATTGTGGCGGCCTCTGAGAATGAGAGCGCAGCCCTCCGCGTGCAGGCGGCCTTCTCGGCGCTTTGCCTTCGCGTTTATACCGGGGATGACCCGATTGGCACCCAAATTGGGGGGGCGCTTAAAAACGTTATTGCGCTGGCCGCAGGCGTGGCCGACGGCATGGCGCTTGGCTACAACACCCGCGCCGCGCTGATAGTGCGCGGGCTGGCCGAGATGAGCCGCCTCGGCGAGGCGATGGGCGGGCGCGCCGAAACCTTGGCGGGGCTGGCGGGCATGGGCGATCTGGTGCTCACCTGCACGGGCGATCTGAGCCGCAACCGTACGGTGGGCCTCCGCCTGGGCGGCGGCGAGAAGCTGAATGACATTCTCGGCTCGATGAAGGCGGTTGCCGAAGGGGTGGCCACCGCGCCCGTGGCCGTGTCGCTGAGTAAAAAGTTTGGGGTTGAGATGCCGATAGCAGCCCAGGTCAACGCTGTTTTATTTGAGGACAAAGACCCCCGTGAGGCGCTAGGCGAGCTCATGTCACGGCCCCTTAAAGCCGAGTGGACGTAGGGGTCAAGCCAGGGCTTTTTCCAGGCAATCGAGCGAGCTGTTCCAGCCCCATTCGTGGTTTTTGCGGTCCTGCTCGGTGGGGAAGCGCTCGTGGGTGAGGATGATCTCGGTGGCCTCGCCTTTTTCCATGAATTCGAGCGTCATGAGTGTTTCCACCCCTTCCATCTCGGCGACTTTTTCCCAAATCCAGGTGAACACGAGTTTCTCGGGCGGGCGCACTTCGCGGTACTCGCCATGGGTGAAGTGCTCGCCCCCGTCGGGGACGCTCATTTGGATGCGGTAGCCGCCCCCCTCGCGCAGATCAACCTCGGCGGTGTGACACGAGCATCCCTCGGGCCCCCACCATTTGATTAATTTCTCGGGGTCGGTCCAGGCCTGGAACACTTTCTCCCTCGGGGCCTGGATGGTTCTCGTGATACGAAGAGCGATGTCGGGGCTCGTTTTCTGTGCGGTCATGGGCGCGTCTCCTTTTTAAATAATTTTTCTTCTTTATCCATTCGAATCCTCCAGGTTGTCTTCGAGAAACGTGGCCAGCGAATCGAGTTGTCCATCCCAAAACTTGCGGTAATGCGAGAGCCACTCGGCGGCCTCTTCCATCGGTGCGGATTCCAACCGACACCGACGCACGCGGCCATCTTTTTCACGGCGAACGAGCCCGGCGCCCTCAAGGACGCGAAGGTGCTTGGAGACGGCGGGAAGCGACATCCTAAACGGTGCGGCCAGATTGCCTACCGAGGACTCCCCCTGCGCCAGGCGCGAGAGAATTGCCCGGCGGGTGGGGTCGGCAAGCGCCGAAAAAGTTCTGTTGAGCGATGCGGGGGAAACTTGCATTTACCGAGCCCCTAAAACGGCAGCCAGCCGAAGCCGGTGTAGTAGCCGCGCAGATACATAACCTGGCCGCTGTGCATGACGTTGTCGATCAAAAGCGCCCGGCCCAACAGCTCACCGGCCCGAATCGTCTGGTTGGGTATAAAGTCGGGTATCTCCTTGTCCAACTCCTCTGGTGAAATCGTTTTGAGCGCTGCTTTCGTTTTCTCGCGGACAGCTTTGGCGTATTCGCTCAGACCGGCTTTGGAGGGTTTTATGGCGTGGACTGTTTCGAGGGAATGTCCGAGGCCGATGTTGTTCGGAGCGGGGTCGACGCCGAACTTCTCGCCCCAGCCGCCATCGGTCCACACCTGTGAGCCGCCCGAGACATGTGCGATCACGGCGTCCTCGACCCGCGTCTTGTGCCACAAGATCCAGCCGATGTGATTCGTCTCAGTGGTCGGTGCCTCGTTGAACTGCTCGTCTGGGAGGCCATCGAGCGCCATCTCGATGGCGCCCTCGTTCATGTCCAGCAGCTTTTCGATAAGTTCGGTTGCTTCCATTTCAAAACCTCCGTGTTCAGAAGATCGGCTTCCCATTACTTAACCAACTGGTTAAATATAGATCGCCCCCCTCTCCAGGTCAAGAAAAATTTACGGGTGTCCCTTAAAATAATTTCAATGGGCAGAGGTATCGAAATTCTCAACTGGTGAGATATTCAATTGGCGAGACTCGCGCCTGCGAGACTCGCGTTGGAATATGTGCCCGCGGCGGTTATTATTTCGTGGCCGGATTGGCGCTCTGCCCCGAAACGAAAGGCCTCCTTGAGATTGGCTATGTTTTTCATGCGTGCGCTGGCCTGGGTGGCCGCGCTGGTCATCCTGCCAGCCTGCTGGGCAGTCTCGCTCGCCTTGGCAAGTGTGGCACCCGGTGTTTTTATGCTCTCAGGTGGTGCAAGTGGGTGGCTACTCGTGCCCGAGGCCTGGGCGCTGGCCGTAGGCGCTATTTTCTATCTTCTCTGGCACCGGGTCCGGCCCCCTGAGTTTCTCTACACCTTCGCGCACGAAATGACCCATCTTTTATTCGCGCTTATTTTTTTCAAGCGTGTGAGCCGTCTGGTTGTTGGCAGAGACAGCGGAGAGGTGGCGATGAGCGGCACGAATTTTTTCATTACTCTTGCCCCCTACTTTTTTCCCCTGCTGGCCGCCGTTGTACTGGGCGCGGGGATGGTTGCCGAGTGGGGGCTCGGGGATGAACGTGTTCGGCTGGTGACCTCATTTTTCACCGGCCTGGGGCTCTCGTTTCACCTCACGATGACGCTGCGCACCCTTGGCACCTCGCAGCCCGATATTCAGCGCGGCGGTCGGTTTTTCTCCTGGTCGGTTATCTATCTGATAGGCACTGTGCTCGCGGGTGCCAGTGCGCTTATGGCGGCAGGCGGCACGAGCGCTCTGTCTTCTTTGTACGAAGGCCTCTTGCACGAGGGCTGGGCGGCGTATCTATGGAGCGGGGAGCGGCTCCTTGCCTGCGTCCGGCTGGGTGTCGCCTGGGCGGCTGAGTTTTGATCGGGTATTCATGATGATTCGTTTGCTCACCATTTCAGTTCTGATGTTTATGACGGGCGGGTGCGCCTACGGGATCTCTCATGAGGCGGAAACTCTCAGGCCAGAGGGGCTGGCGCGGGTGCGCCGCATCGTGGTGGTACCGTTTCGCTATTCCCATCGGTGGACAGGTTTTTTCCGGGGAATTTATAAATCGGCGGGTCTTGAGCCACCCTCGGTCGAGAAAATGGAAAAGATTGAGGCGACGTTTCTTCTCGAAGGGATTTTATTGAAGCGCGGCTATGAGGTGAAGGAATTGCCGGAGTCGCTCAGCTTGCCTGTGGGCTTGCCGGTAGGCTCGCTGGCGAGTTCGCTGGGTTGGGGGGATGATTTGCTCGGGGAAAAACGCCAGGCCGCGCTGGCGAGGATTCAGGCCAGCGGGGCCCAGGCCTTTCTCGTGGTCAGAGGCAAAAGCAATTGTCCGCAGCTTTATCACTGCCTTGCCGAGGTGGAAATGAAATTGATGGACACCGAGTCGGGGGAGGTTCTCTGGCGCTCAAAAGCCACGGGCGAGACCCTGATTGGCCAGGGCAACGAGATGCTAGCGGCGGTTGAGGAAGCGCTCGGCCCTCTACCGACCTCGGTACCGACCCCGGTTCGTTGAGCCAGAGGCCGAGATTACAGGACCTATTATTCTGGATTTGTTGCTCAACCAATTGATTTTTCCCCACGCCAAAAGAAATTCAGTTTGAAAACTATTCTCTTCCAGAAATGTTTTTGCCACTCTGGCACTCCCTTTTGGCGAGATGTCTGCCATTTCAATTAGATCCATGACAAATTGACAATTTTCCGACACGGACATATCAGTGTTTGTCATTTAAATACAACTACTTATGAATTAAATTTGATTGGCATGGCACTTGCTTTATTTATGCTTGAAACAATGCTGGATTGTGTGGATAAGGCGGCACACGCGATTCGGTAGGCGGAAGGGGCATCGATCGGATCGAGGCTCCTCCGCCACGGCATTATTCATCTCCTCCCGCTCCCTCCGGCGGGGGGAGATTTTTTTTTGTCTGGCTTGTCTAGACTGCCGGGCTCGGGTCCGATTTACCCCAAGTGCTTTCCCAATTTTTCCCGTTGTTCTATTCTTCTTTTTCCATTCGATGCTATCTGCGTCCACGGCAAATTGTCGGCAGGTTAGTGCGGGTTTTATTCAAAATG encodes the following:
- a CDS encoding TonB family protein: MGENKRVLVVPLFISLLLHLLVLVGLSVNFLWPKSVSAKKSVPIRIVSVDQPKPKEKLPLNTDSRFLSNANRKESGKGKGPGKPKLKRDLKDKIPARRGEQAPKVASLVPPSPPVRERPPVPEVREVAPVPKPEPQKKPEPEKKPEPEKVEPKPEPKVVEKPEPKVEPKPEPKPRKAEVKPPPKPEPPKKSPPKKEVENTRPAPPKRKMLKAKLPKPKPPEKKKPEPKKKVVKPKKKKIKKQVKKKLKKRVEVASLPKPRPKPREARKPIRRVTPQKSKVPVDPLAMFRAKPKGRPNAPRYKLSDEDADRITKAAEDERRRLEKEAGEAVSLDTKDYRYASYFAYIKERIKNNWSYPDEAKQFSGKLFLQFTLHSSGRLVRVRLLRSTGYKILDEEALSAIAKSAPFKPFPQEMKKKSLTIKGSFSYENSPNIFTRRR
- a CDS encoding metal-dependent transcriptional regulator, with amino-acid sequence MEDYLKNIYKLQEESSPVTTKAIAEKMEISPASVTSMTKKLDQLKLLNYKRYGGVVLTERGMKVALEIIRHHRLLELYLNQKVGIEWHKVDAEAEELEHVLSEEVEAAMDHALDYPTIDPHGDPIPAKDGTIISPEETVLIELEPGRASVVSRVIQDSPEMLEYLGGIGIFPDVPIEVEEQTPLAGTVTVRVKGKSRALGRDVASCIYVSSANSSEN
- a CDS encoding DinB family protein, with translation MEATELIEKLLDMNEGAIEMALDGLPDEQFNEAPTTETNHIGWILWHKTRVEDAVIAHVSGGSQVWTDGGWGEKFGVDPAPNNIGLGHSLETVHAIKPSKAGLSEYAKAVREKTKAALKTISPEELDKEIPDFIPNQTIRAGELLGRALLIDNVMHSGQVMYLRGYYTGFGWLPF
- a CDS encoding enoyl-CoA hydratase/isomerase family protein, producing the protein MSYQHVLIEKSEGIGLITINREEVRNAIDPLTYSEIIQAMQDFEADEEVGVIILTGAGDKSFAAGSDIRQIKDRTLMDGLAAPPQRNLAKVEDIEKPIIAALNGFALGGGCELSMACDIRIASDRAKLGQPEVNLGFIPGAGGTQRLINLVGLGKAKELIMTGDIIDAAEAERIGLVNKVVPHDELLTAAREMAKKILSKGPLAIRLAKMVMNARIKGGQEAAMLVERFAQSCLMTTEDKIEGTTAFLEKRKPEFKGR
- a CDS encoding SRPBCC domain-containing protein, giving the protein MTAQKTSPDIALRITRTIQAPREKVFQAWTDPEKLIKWWGPEGCSCHTAEVDLREGGGYRIQMSVPDGGEHFTHGEYREVRPPEKLVFTWIWEKVAEMEGVETLMTLEFMEKGEATEIILTHERFPTEQDRKNHEWGWNSSLDCLEKALA
- the groL gene encoding chaperonin GroEL (60 kDa chaperone family; promotes refolding of misfolded polypeptides especially under stressful conditions; forms two stacked rings of heptamers to form a barrel-shaped 14mer; ends can be capped by GroES; misfolded proteins enter the barrel where they are refolded when GroES binds), yielding MAKILLFDEEARGKIKRGIDQLADAVKVTLGPKGRNVVIDRKFGSPTSTKDGVTVAKEIELEDAFENMGAQIVNEVASKTSDVAGDGTTTATVLAQAIYREGMKNVTAGANPIELKRGIDQGVEAVVAELRKLSKPIKDKKEIAQVGSISANNDPSIGNLIAEAMDKVGKDGVITVEEAKSMETSLDIVEGMQFDRGYLSPYFVTNPDRMEASLDDAYILIHEKKISNMREMLPLLEKIAKTGKPLVVLAEDIEGEALATLVVNKLRGTLNVVGVKAPGFGDRRKAMLEDIGILTGGRMLSEDLGIKLENVTLDDLGQAKRITVDKDNTTIVEGKGKAKDIEGRVKQIRNQVEETTSDYDREKLQERLAKLVGGVAVINVGAATEAEMKEKKARVEDALNATRAAVEEGVVVGGGVALVRCQKVLGNLNLDGDLQVGVAILSRSLEAPLREIANNAGVEGSIVVQKVKGEKGNTGYNAATDTYGDLVKSGVIDPTKVTRSALQNAASVSGLMLTTECLISDKPDEKGAGGMPPMPDPGMGGMGGMM
- a CDS encoding helix-turn-helix transcriptional regulator, yielding MQVSPASLNRTFSALADPTRRAILSRLAQGESSVGNLAAPFRMSLPAVSKHLRVLEGAGLVRREKDGRVRRCRLESAPMEEAAEWLSHYRKFWDGQLDSLATFLEDNLEDSNG
- the groES gene encoding co-chaperone GroES: MAKTKVTPLQDRLLVRRMDDDAETTEGGIILPDSAKEKPQEGEVIAVGPGKVTDDGKRQKPELSKGDRIMFAKYAGTEVKIDGEDLLIMREDDVLAVVN
- a CDS encoding NAD(P)-dependent glycerol-3-phosphate dehydrogenase, whose translation is MESLRIAVIGAGAWGTSLADLLAEIGHEVTLWVLEEDLCARMKETRENDVYLPGVSLQPALRTTSDLAEAASAGQELLLSVVPSQFLSRVWEGLAPSVHEEALIVSATKGLDEKTLTLPTQLIGGTLVKRGAKNAVVCLSGPTFAKELADRKPTAIVAASENESAALRVQAAFSALCLRVYTGDDPIGTQIGGALKNVIALAAGVADGMALGYNTRAALIVRGLAEMSRLGEAMGGRAETLAGLAGMGDLVLTCTGDLSRNRTVGLRLGGGEKLNDILGSMKAVAEGVATAPVAVSLSKKFGVEMPIAAQVNAVLFEDKDPREALGELMSRPLKAEWT